Proteins found in one Neomonachus schauinslandi chromosome 1, ASM220157v2, whole genome shotgun sequence genomic segment:
- the TIMP4 gene encoding metalloproteinase inhibitor 4, protein MPRSPRTAPSWALLLRLLALLRPPGMAEACSCAPAHPQQHVCHSALAIRAKISSEKVVPASADPADTQKMIRYEIKQIKMFKGFEKVKDVQYIYTPFDSSLCGVKLEANSQKQYLLTGQILSDGKVFIHLCNYIEPWENLSFLQRESLNHHYHLNCGCQITTCYTVPCTISTPNECLWTDWLLERKLYGYQAQHYVCMKHVDGTCSWYQGRLPLRKEFVDIIQP, encoded by the exons ATGCCCCGGAGCCCCCGGACGGCGCCGAGCTGGGCGCTGTTGCTGCGGCTGCTGGCACTGCTGCGGCCCCCGGGGATGGCTGAGGCGTGCAGCTGCGCCCCTGCGCACCCCCAGCAGCACGTCTGCCACTCGGCGCTTG CCATTCGGGCCAAAATCTCCAGTGAGAAGGTAGTTCCTGCCAGTGCAGACCCTGCTGACACTCAAAAAATGATCCGGTATGAAATCAAACAGATAAAG ATGTTTAAAGGGTTTGAGAAAGTCAAGGATGTTCAGTATATCTATACACCTTTTGATTCCTCCCTCTGTGGTGTGAAACTAGAAGCTAACAGCCAGAAGCAATATCTCTTGACTG GTCAGATCCTCAGTGATGGAAAAGTCTTCATCCATCTGTGCAACTACATCGAACCTTGGGAGAACCTGTCCTTTTTGCAGAGAGAAAGTCTGAATCACCACTACCATCTGAACTGTGGCTGCCAA ATTACCACCTGCTATACAGTTCCCTGTACCATCTCAACCCCCAACGAGTGCCTCTGGACAGACTGGCTGTTGGAACGGAAGCTCTATGGGTACCAGGCCCAGCATTATGTCTGCATGAAGCATGTTGATGGCACCTGCAGCTGGTACCAGGGCCGCCTGCCCCTCAGGAAGGAGTTTGTTGACATCATCCAGCCCTAG